In Campylobacter vicugnae, a genomic segment contains:
- a CDS encoding MotA/TolQ/ExbB proton channel family protein produces MEKESELGEISLPESGNRQSKFVYFKIVLLPVLIYVACLLCYFDVIKLNIGLDIVVIMGVMLVVALFFARHSAELGCCLFEQKKDIFKKDLKNYIIKTLLTIGKDRKSNGSFDEFASRYSKDVRNDNFASVATGVFPMLGIFGTFISIAISMPVLSSVDMISLESEITKLFAGIGASFYLCAYGIFLTLWWIFFERFGMSRFEKLIARQKNATIPFFWTAEEIQQRYMQETLGSFEKIGVIFDYVSKQEFFKELDNVIERKFDNFTKLLKTEEDAVKVSSEHIKQTMGMLIKSQRDQKDMIKIHAEIINVLNLFNNNIKELQIRWSENYTRLQSISDERVARLDKSVNDLGMNIMKFERSLEEFSVNILDKQQLALDGFKIAMIDGMQAFRYVFDEESDSKDSSSAIVEELKKSIQEIDNEANIALEKLEKTDYTSLSKAIDDSNQAESKQPSDEKNDQ; encoded by the coding sequence ATGGAAAAAGAGAGCGAACTTGGCGAGATATCTCTGCCTGAAAGCGGAAATAGACAGAGTAAATTTGTATATTTTAAAATAGTTTTATTGCCGGTTTTAATTTATGTGGCTTGTCTGCTTTGCTATTTTGATGTTATAAAGCTTAATATTGGTCTTGATATTGTTGTAATAATGGGCGTTATGCTTGTTGTTGCTCTATTTTTTGCTAGACATAGCGCTGAACTTGGTTGTTGTTTATTTGAACAAAAAAAAGATATTTTTAAAAAAGATCTAAAAAATTATATTATTAAAACTCTTCTTACAATTGGTAAGGATAGAAAATCTAATGGTAGCTTTGATGAGTTTGCTTCTAGATATTCAAAAGATGTTAGAAATGATAATTTTGCATCTGTTGCAACTGGAGTCTTTCCTATGCTTGGTATCTTTGGTACTTTTATAAGTATTGCTATTTCTATGCCTGTGCTTAGCTCAGTTGATATGATAAGCCTTGAAAGTGAGATTACTAAGCTATTTGCAGGGATTGGTGCTTCATTTTATCTATGTGCTTATGGTATATTTTTAACTCTTTGGTGGATATTTTTTGAAAGATTTGGAATGAGTAGGTTTGAAAAACTTATAGCCAGACAAAAGAATGCTACTATACCATTTTTTTGGACTGCTGAGGAGATTCAGCAAAGATATATGCAAGAGACTTTAGGAAGTTTTGAAAAAATTGGCGTAATATTTGATTATGTTAGCAAGCAGGAGTTTTTTAAAGAGCTTGATAATGTTATAGAGAGAAAATTTGATAATTTTACAAAACTACTTAAAACAGAAGAGGACGCTGTCAAAGTAAGTAGTGAGCATATCAAGCAGACTATGGGAATGCTTATTAAGTCTCAAAGAGATCAAAAAGATATGATTAAAATTCACGCTGAAATTATCAATGTTTTAAATTTATTCAATAATAATATAAAAGAGCTTCAAATTAGATGGAGTGAAAACTATACAAGATTGCAAAGTATTAGCGATGAGCGCGTGGCAAGATTGGATAAGAGCGTAAATGACCTTGGTATGAATATTATGAAATTTGAGCGTTCATTAGAGGAGTTTAGTGTAAATATTCTTGATAAACAGCAACTTGCTCTTGATGGATTTAAAATAGCTATGATAGATGGTATGCAAGCATTTAGATATGTTTTTGATGAAGAGAGTGATAGCAAGGATAGTAGTTCAGCTATTGTTGAAGAGCTTAAAAAAAGCATACAAGAGATTGATAATGAAGCAAACATTGCTCTTGAAAAGCTAGAAAAAACTGATTATACAAGCCTATCAAAAGCTATTGATGATAGCAATCAAGCAGAATCAAAACAACCAAGCGATGAGAAGAATGATCAATGA
- the fbaA gene encoding class II fructose-bisphosphate aldolase: MGVIDIVKPGVVWGEDLSKLYEYAKSEGFALPAVNVVGSHSINAVMEAAKKANSPVIVQFSNGGASYYAGKACPNADVLGAIAGAKQVHLLAKAYGIPVVLHTDHAARKLLPWIDSLIEASRENIKSCKVPLFSSHMLDLSEEPLEENLATCQEYLKTLSDLGIALEIELGVTGGEEDGVDNTNVDNALLYTQPEDVAMAYERLGKISDKFSIAASFGNVHGVYKPGNVVLRPEILKNSQEYIKSKFNTSSNKPVNFVFHGGSGSELADIKAAVSYGVIKMNIDTDTQWAFWDGVRGYEAKNHDYLQGQIGNPEGSDKPNKKYYDPRKWLREGEESMVKRLLEAFEDLNCINKN, from the coding sequence ATGGGAGTAATAGATATCGTAAAACCTGGCGTAGTCTGGGGTGAGGATCTTAGCAAACTATACGAGTATGCTAAAAGTGAAGGCTTTGCACTTCCAGCAGTTAATGTCGTAGGGAGCCACTCTATAAATGCTGTAATGGAAGCAGCCAAAAAAGCAAATTCGCCTGTTATAGTGCAATTTAGCAATGGTGGTGCAAGCTACTATGCTGGTAAAGCATGCCCAAACGCAGATGTATTAGGAGCTATAGCCGGAGCTAAACAGGTTCATCTATTAGCTAAAGCGTATGGAATTCCTGTGGTTTTACATACTGATCATGCTGCTAGAAAGCTTTTACCGTGGATTGATTCTCTTATAGAGGCTAGCCGCGAGAATATCAAAAGTTGCAAAGTTCCTCTATTTAGCTCACATATGCTAGATCTAAGCGAAGAGCCATTAGAGGAGAATTTAGCTACTTGTCAAGAGTATTTAAAAACTCTAAGCGACCTTGGCATAGCACTTGAGATTGAACTTGGTGTAACTGGCGGTGAAGAAGATGGCGTAGATAATACAAATGTAGATAATGCTCTTTTATACACTCAGCCTGAAGATGTAGCTATGGCGTATGAGAGACTTGGCAAGATTAGTGATAAATTTAGCATTGCAGCTAGCTTTGGTAATGTTCATGGTGTCTATAAACCTGGTAATGTTGTGCTTCGTCCAGAGATTCTTAAAAATTCTCAAGAGTATATTAAGAGTAAATTTAATACATCTAGCAATAAACCAGTAAATTTTGTATTTCATGGTGGAAGCGGTAGCGAGTTAGCTGATATTAAAGCAGCAGTAAGCTATGGCGTGATTAAGATGAATATCGATACTGATACTCAGTGGGCATTCTGGGACGGTGTGCGTGGATATGAGGCTAAAAATCATGACTATTTACAAGGTCAAATAGGCAATCCTGAGGGCAGCGATAAGCCAAATAAAAAATATTATGATCCTAGAAAATGGCTAAGAGAAGGCGAAGAAAGTATGGTAAAAAGACTTTTAGAAGCTTTTGAGGATTTAAACTGTATCAATAAAAATTAA
- a CDS encoding peptidylprolyl isomerase, whose product MKKGLFLALSLAATMSLNAAVLATVNGNEITDKDLTPLLGAHGAEFDKIPEQMKKQLIDVAINGQLILEQAKKDGVEKTKEYKEALEFSQDNVLRNVWTQNEYKKVKIPEADVKAFYEKNKDRIFVSPAQTKAKHILVATQKEAEDIIAQLKGLKGDALKSKFSELAKTKSIDKGSAMNGGELGWFDESRMVPAFSRAAFALKNGTITIKPVKSEFGYHVILKEDSKAKTTVSYDKVKKSIEEQLRSEKFRSIMQDKMNELRKGAKIEYK is encoded by the coding sequence ATGAAAAAAGGTCTATTTCTAGCTCTTAGCTTAGCGGCTACTATGAGTCTAAATGCAGCAGTATTAGCTACTGTAAATGGCAATGAGATTACTGATAAAGATTTAACTCCACTTCTTGGCGCACATGGTGCAGAATTTGATAAAATTCCAGAACAAATGAAAAAACAGTTAATAGATGTGGCTATTAATGGTCAATTGATTTTAGAACAAGCTAAAAAAGATGGTGTTGAAAAAACAAAAGAGTATAAAGAAGCTCTTGAATTTAGCCAAGATAATGTTTTAAGAAATGTTTGGACACAAAATGAATATAAAAAAGTAAAAATCCCTGAAGCTGATGTAAAGGCATTTTATGAAAAAAATAAAGATAGAATTTTTGTAAGCCCAGCTCAAACAAAAGCAAAACATATCTTAGTAGCAACTCAAAAAGAGGCTGAAGATATAATCGCGCAATTAAAAGGCCTAAAAGGTGATGCTTTAAAATCTAAATTTAGTGAACTAGCTAAAACTAAATCAATAGACAAAGGTAGCGCTATGAATGGTGGTGAGCTAGGTTGGTTTGATGAATCTAGAATGGTTCCTGCATTTAGCAGGGCTGCATTTGCTCTAAAAAATGGAACAATCACTATAAAACCAGTTAAGAGTGAATTTGGATATCATGTAATCTTAAAAGAGGATTCAAAGGCTAAAACAACAGTATCATATGATAAAGTTAAAAAGAGCATAGAAGAGCAATTAAGAAGCGAAAAATTCAGATCTATAATGCAAGATAAAATGAACGAATTAAGAAAAGGCGCAAAAATAGAATACAAATAA
- the nth gene encoding endonuclease III, translating to MRTKKDINEIKALFLKHFNGAKTELNFKNLYELLVAVMLSAQCTDKRVNLITPALFEAYPDIKSLSKANLSSLKLLINSCSFFNNKAINLIKMANSVMSDFDGEIPLDEKNLIKLAGVGQKTAHVVLIEYQNANLMAVDTHVFRVSHRLGLSNAKTPQATEIDLVKAFKTELNTLHQAMVLHGRYTCKALKPNCSECFLNHLCKARV from the coding sequence ATGAGAACTAAAAAAGATATAAATGAAATAAAAGCTCTATTTTTAAAACATTTTAATGGAGCCAAAACTGAGCTAAATTTTAAAAATCTATATGAGCTTTTAGTTGCTGTTATGCTCTCAGCCCAATGTACGGATAAAAGAGTAAATCTAATCACTCCAGCACTATTTGAAGCTTATCCAGATATAAAGTCGCTATCTAAAGCCAATCTATCAAGTCTAAAATTGCTCATAAATAGCTGTAGCTTTTTTAATAACAAAGCTATAAATTTAATTAAAATGGCAAATTCGGTTATGAGTGATTTTGATGGAGAGATTCCACTTGATGAAAAAAACTTAATAAAGCTTGCTGGTGTAGGACAAAAGACTGCTCATGTAGTGCTTATCGAGTATCAAAATGCAAATTTAATGGCTGTGGATACTCATGTTTTTAGAGTATCTCATAGATTAGGATTAAGCAATGCTAAAACACCACAAGCTACAGAAATAGATCTAGTAAAAGCCTTTAAAACTGAGCTTAATACCCTCCACCAAGCTATGGTGCTTCACGGTCGCTACACCTGCAAAGCACTCAAGCCAAATTGTAGCGAATGCTTTTTAAATCATCTTTGCAAAGCTAGAGTTTAA
- a CDS encoding motility associated factor glycosyltransferase family protein, producing MQNYDKDLEAQAFEEFQRELEARFKAEGTPSNFMKNIVALSAINFRLAKAVYDLKSNTKFDVFAGKTNLDINIINTELNEPIYTNAPAEHTQAMIEKFSDEYALYPSLFFFGLGNGNFYTKLLQNQTHEKIIVFEPEIEIIFITFNLCDFGADIFHERFIVVHPDYYRDGHIELICHYDAVASNIRNYNFHIYSDYYAKNYGQIAQKINNKIIESSSKMVLNMGNDAHDNLLGIKHVVANMPHIYNGYQLKDIIDLNIGKNKTAIIASTGPSLNKQIELLRKVAPHALILIPDASYHVLKINGIKPDFVATMERVEKTSEFFQSEPSQFDDGIIFMAASLTHPKTALNLKDRNRCYAHRPIRFEFILKDDIPFMCKGPSSAHFALDMALRLKCERIIFIGQDLAFAKDGSSHAKGNIFENYIKEDGTITINPNARQRPQTAIAYGGEGEVKTTDVWNFFRGYFESMMEPAHYDYKFKVYNATEGGARIHGTIEKPFSELVDEILAENSIKEIIKPMPINPQDAKDQIKRQKELVEDLIRYGVEKQRLCEELFKKISKAVENANKEIERGKEPYYPKFYELKERIDRFKNNLKNDEIFDRVYYHVANNFCVHQEMEFGELMVRPERTKSDKDKKIFEYVRQHGYYFFSLAGMMEATRDTMNESLQSWDEEFKL from the coding sequence ATGCAAAATTATGATAAAGATCTTGAAGCACAGGCATTTGAAGAGTTTCAGCGTGAGTTAGAGGCTAGATTTAAAGCTGAGGGCACTCCATCAAATTTTATGAAAAATATTGTAGCACTTAGTGCTATAAATTTTAGATTAGCAAAGGCAGTTTATGATTTAAAAAGCAATACTAAATTTGATGTATTTGCTGGAAAGACAAATTTAGATATAAATATCATAAATACAGAGCTTAATGAGCCAATATATACCAATGCTCCAGCTGAGCATACTCAAGCTATGATAGAGAAATTTAGCGATGAGTATGCTTTGTATCCTTCTTTATTTTTCTTTGGGCTTGGTAATGGAAATTTCTATACTAAGCTATTACAAAATCAAACTCATGAGAAGATTATTGTATTTGAACCAGAGATTGAGATTATATTTATTACATTTAATCTTTGTGATTTTGGTGCTGATATATTTCATGAGAGATTTATAGTAGTTCATCCTGATTATTATAGAGATGGACATATTGAGTTAATTTGTCATTATGATGCAGTTGCATCAAATATTAGAAATTATAATTTTCATATATATAGCGATTATTATGCAAAAAATTATGGCCAGATAGCTCAAAAGATAAATAATAAAATCATAGAATCCTCATCTAAAATGGTGCTAAATATGGGTAATGATGCACATGATAATCTTCTTGGTATAAAGCATGTAGTAGCTAATATGCCTCATATTTATAACGGCTACCAATTAAAAGATATAATAGATCTAAATATAGGTAAAAATAAAACCGCAATCATAGCTTCTACAGGCCCTAGCTTAAATAAACAGATTGAGCTTTTAAGAAAGGTCGCTCCACATGCGTTAATCTTAATACCTGATGCCTCATATCATGTACTTAAGATAAATGGTATTAAGCCTGATTTTGTCGCTACAATGGAGAGAGTTGAAAAGACTAGCGAGTTTTTTCAAAGTGAGCCAAGCCAATTTGATGATGGGATAATATTTATGGCCGCATCTCTTACTCATCCTAAGACAGCTTTAAATTTAAAAGATAGAAATAGATGCTATGCACATAGGCCAATTAGATTTGAATTTATCTTAAAAGATGATATTCCATTTATGTGTAAAGGTCCTAGCTCAGCACATTTTGCTCTTGATATGGCGCTTAGGCTTAAATGTGAAAGAATTATATTTATCGGACAAGACCTTGCCTTTGCCAAAGATGGTTCAAGCCACGCTAAGGGAAATATATTTGAAAATTATATAAAAGAAGATGGAACTATAACTATCAATCCAAATGCTAGACAAAGGCCGCAAACTGCCATAGCTTACGGTGGAGAGGGTGAAGTAAAAACTACTGATGTATGGAATTTCTTCCGTGGATATTTTGAATCTATGATGGAGCCAGCTCATTATGATTATAAATTTAAAGTCTATAATGCTACTGAGGGTGGGGCTAGAATTCATGGAACGATAGAAAAGCCTTTTAGTGAACTTGTAGATGAAATTTTAGCTGAAAATAGTATAAAAGAGATTATAAAACCTATGCCAATAAATCCACAAGATGCAAAAGATCAGATAAAAAGACAAAAAGAGCTAGTAGAGGATTTGATTAGATATGGTGTAGAAAAACAAAGGCTTTGCGAAGAGTTATTTAAAAAGATTAGCAAGGCAGTTGAGAATGCTAATAAAGAGATTGAGCGTGGCAAGGAGCCATACTATCCTAAATTTTATGAGCTAAAAGAGAGAATTGATAGATTTAAAAATAATCTAAAAAACGATGAGATCTTTGATAGAGTATATTATCATGTAGCAAATAATTTTTGTGTGCATCAAGAGATGGAATTTGGCGAGTTAATGGTGCGTCCTGAACGCACAAAAAGCGATAAAGATAAAAAGATATTTGAGTATGTTAGACAACATGGATACTACTTCTTTAGTCTTGCTGGGATGATGGAGGCTACTAGAGATACTATGAATGAGTCATTACAAAGCTGGGATGAAGAGTTTAAACTCTAG
- a CDS encoding replicative DNA helicase: protein MNSNLYDLDMERSILSAILFEQDNLGEIYDIIDAKDFYLKGHADIFLAMQSCLNSDDPVDIAFVKKHLGAKFDEEVFNSVLTTNSILDIKKYATELKEFSIKRSLVKVANQIPSKVNENKPGRDMVDEISSQIYSLVDGFGSGVIKNAKEIVTDLIEELNKHKLAKDHEVVGLDTGFRGLNERTKGFKDGDLIIIAARPGMGKTAFVLNLVQKVLDQNLGVVFFSLEMPATQLMLRMLSAKTSINLQNLMTSDMDNDEIEKLSSACDQMSQKKLFVYDSGNATIHQVRTQMRKLKSSHPEIKLCVIDYIGLMTNSSAYSDRHLQIAEISRGLKLLARELNLPVVALSQLNRSLESRANKRPMLSDLRESGAIEQDADTILFVYRNDVYLEQEEREKEQKAKQDGKEYKSQFTRNKIEESAEIIIGKNRNGPTGTIELVFQSAYTRFVEKSHNHPVEIATFEG from the coding sequence ATAAACTCAAATTTATATGATCTAGATATGGAGCGCTCGATACTTAGTGCTATATTATTTGAACAAGATAATCTAGGTGAGATATATGATATTATAGATGCTAAAGATTTTTATCTAAAAGGTCACGCAGATATATTTTTAGCTATGCAAAGCTGTTTAAATAGTGATGATCCAGTAGATATAGCCTTTGTCAAAAAACATTTAGGAGCTAAATTTGATGAAGAGGTCTTTAATAGCGTTCTTACTACAAATTCAATTTTAGATATTAAAAAGTACGCCACAGAACTTAAGGAATTTTCTATTAAAAGATCACTTGTAAAAGTAGCAAATCAAATCCCAAGCAAGGTAAATGAGAATAAGCCTGGCCGTGATATGGTAGATGAGATTAGTAGTCAGATATACTCTTTAGTAGATGGTTTTGGTAGTGGCGTGATTAAAAATGCTAAAGAGATTGTAACTGATTTAATAGAGGAGCTAAATAAGCATAAATTAGCCAAAGATCATGAAGTAGTTGGACTTGATACTGGATTTCGTGGGCTTAATGAGAGAACAAAAGGGTTTAAAGATGGTGATTTAATCATTATAGCAGCTCGTCCAGGTATGGGAAAGACGGCCTTTGTTTTAAATTTAGTCCAAAAAGTACTAGATCAAAATCTAGGTGTAGTATTTTTCTCTTTAGAGATGCCAGCTACTCAGCTAATGCTAAGAATGCTAAGTGCTAAAACATCGATAAATTTACAAAATCTAATGACATCAGATATGGATAACGATGAGATAGAAAAGCTTAGTAGTGCATGTGATCAAATGAGTCAAAAGAAGCTCTTTGTTTATGATAGTGGTAATGCTACAATTCATCAAGTACGCACACAGATGAGAAAGTTAAAAAGCTCCCATCCAGAGATTAAACTATGTGTAATAGATTATATCGGTTTGATGACTAACTCATCAGCATATAGTGATCGCCATTTGCAAATTGCAGAGATTTCACGTGGATTAAAGCTTTTAGCCAGAGAGTTAAATTTACCAGTTGTCGCTCTTTCGCAGCTAAATAGAAGTCTAGAATCAAGAGCCAATAAACGCCCGATGCTTAGCGATTTAAGGGAGTCTGGAGCAATTGAACAAGATGCTGATACCATTTTGTTTGTATATAGAAATGATGTATATCTAGAACAAGAAGAGAGAGAAAAAGAGCAAAAGGCTAAACAAGATGGCAAAGAGTATAAATCGCAATTTACTAGAAATAAGATAGAAGAGAGTGCTGAGATAATAATTGGTAAAAATAGAAATGGTCCTACTGGGACTATTGAGCTTGTATTTCAATCAGCTTATACTCGCTTTGTAGAGAAGTCGCATAATCACCCAGTAGAGATAGCAACTTTTGAAGGTTAA
- the ispG gene encoding flavodoxin-dependent (E)-4-hydroxy-3-methylbut-2-enyl-diphosphate synthase — protein MQRYKTRQIQVGSVKIGGDAPISVQSMTFSKTRDVAGTLEQINRLYFAGCDIVRCAVFNKEDIEGLREIKKSSPLPIVADIHFNHLYALAVSEFVDAIRINPGNIGGKEKIRKVVNACKERNLPIRIGVNSGSLEEQFEQKYGRSVEAMVQSALYNIKLLEDFDFLDIAVSLKSSDTVNTMAAYRALRPMVDYPFHLGVTEAGTVFHATIKSAIALGGLLMEGIGDTMRVSITGELEEEIRVAKAILQDSGVQRSGLNIISCPTCGRLQSDLVSAIKIVEEKTAHITAPLNISVMGCIVNAIGEAKGADVAIAFGKGNGLIMRHGEVVARLPESELVDRFLQEIDDELKARNE, from the coding sequence ATGCAAAGATATAAAACAAGACAAATTCAAGTAGGTAGTGTAAAAATAGGTGGTGATGCGCCAATAAGTGTGCAGTCAATGACATTTAGCAAAACTAGAGATGTAGCTGGTACTTTAGAACAGATTAATAGATTATACTTTGCTGGGTGCGATATAGTGCGTTGTGCTGTGTTTAATAAAGAGGATATTGAAGGGCTTAGAGAGATTAAAAAGTCTAGTCCATTGCCAATTGTAGCTGATATCCATTTTAATCATCTTTATGCTTTAGCAGTATCTGAATTTGTTGATGCTATAAGGATAAATCCAGGAAATATCGGCGGCAAAGAAAAGATAAGAAAAGTTGTAAATGCTTGTAAAGAGCGTAATCTACCAATAAGAATAGGTGTAAATAGTGGAAGCTTAGAAGAGCAGTTTGAACAAAAATATGGCAGAAGTGTTGAAGCAATGGTGCAAAGTGCTTTATATAATATAAAGCTTTTAGAGGATTTTGATTTTTTAGATATTGCAGTAAGTTTAAAAAGTAGCGATACAGTAAATACAATGGCAGCATATAGAGCGTTGCGTCCAATGGTGGATTATCCATTTCATTTAGGAGTTACAGAAGCTGGAACTGTATTTCACGCTACTATTAAATCAGCTATTGCTCTTGGTGGTTTGCTTATGGAAGGTATCGGCGATACGATGAGAGTTAGTATCACTGGTGAGCTTGAAGAAGAAATTAGAGTCGCTAAGGCAATTTTACAAGATAGTGGAGTGCAAAGAAGCGGGTTAAATATTATATCATGTCCAACTTGTGGAAGACTTCAAAGTGATCTAGTAAGTGCTATAAAAATAGTAGAAGAAAAGACAGCTCACATCACAGCCCCATTAAATATAAGCGTAATGGGTTGTATAGTAAATGCAATTGGAGAGGCAAAGGGTGCAGATGTGGCAATTGCATTTGGTAAGGGAAATGGTCTTATAATGCGTCATGGAGAAGTGGTAGCTAGATTGCCTGAGTCTGAGCTAGTAGATAGATTTTTACAAGAGATAGATGATGAGCTAAAGGCTAGAAATGAATGA
- a CDS encoding LTA synthase family protein, producing the protein MIKIITQILSFTFIYMAIFAIMRFMMLSSLPDTNSNGWGEVFLYGLGHDMRTFSTIFLPIFLCGFLSYLNGFIRLNLSKAYQIFSTIYMSIISFIVAIFAFIGYYYYQIYQNKIDMFIFGFKDDDTAALISIIYNDYPAILILLYALAFAILCGYLNNKILKIKFKKSNQPLWILIVCNIVLIYAYAVALRAHPVYNALRASTYQFSSFKPFNEISTNPIMALSWASKEYKNQANFPYVDINRGKELQKRLFDMFATTKQNPNHAKMHIHFNLMESFGLGLLQEDKAMQKVLLGSLDEHFNSDFVFKRFLPSTNGTIDSLNRILFQSPIINLTSSKFQKQKLPLTLIDIYKKAGYRVVFAYAGNAAWYNINYFLKAQGVDEIIDETILMQEYKNAKESKHPYGIKDEYMYNKIYEIFNNAIKPTLIISLGISNHPPYIHKGKNELNLDLNSSEISRYSTDYKALLNAYSYANNSFGDYLNKIKNSKFKDNIIVAASGDHANREYKFDHKNESAFGISVPFYLYIPQVLQNNIYYDKNRIGSHKDIFPTLYNLSLNNTKYLSMGGRDMLSKPNDTKMEFAIHINVWADNDGIYPISSTKGYRYQNPNTLKNSNDSFELDESKAQFHKLYEEFSYYQLAWRLGLIK; encoded by the coding sequence GTGATAAAAATTATAACTCAAATTCTTAGCTTTACTTTTATATATATGGCGATATTTGCCATTATGAGATTTATGATGCTATCTAGCCTACCAGATACAAATAGCAATGGCTGGGGCGAGGTATTTTTATATGGGCTTGGGCATGATATGAGAACATTTAGTACCATATTTTTACCTATTTTTCTATGTGGGTTTCTTAGCTATTTAAATGGATTTATTAGATTAAATTTATCTAAAGCCTATCAAATTTTCTCTACAATTTATATGTCCATTATATCATTTATTGTGGCTATTTTTGCATTTATTGGCTACTACTATTATCAAATTTATCAAAATAAAATTGATATGTTTATCTTTGGATTTAAAGATGATGATACCGCTGCTTTAATATCAATCATATATAATGATTATCCAGCAATTTTAATACTATTATACGCTTTGGCTTTTGCTATTTTATGTGGATATTTAAATAATAAAATTTTAAAAATTAAATTTAAAAAATCCAACCAACCACTTTGGATTTTAATTGTTTGTAATATTGTATTAATTTATGCATATGCTGTGGCACTTCGGGCTCATCCAGTATATAATGCGCTTCGTGCCTCTACATATCAATTTAGCTCATTTAAACCATTTAATGAGATATCTACTAATCCCATTATGGCTCTTTCATGGGCTAGTAAAGAGTATAAAAATCAAGCCAACTTCCCATATGTGGATATAAATAGAGGTAAAGAGCTGCAAAAGAGATTATTTGATATGTTTGCTACTACAAAGCAAAACCCTAATCACGCTAAAATGCATATACATTTTAATCTCATGGAGAGTTTTGGGCTTGGGCTGCTTCAAGAAGATAAAGCTATGCAAAAAGTACTTTTAGGCTCCCTTGATGAACATTTTAACTCTGATTTTGTATTTAAAAGATTTTTACCTTCTACTAATGGCACGATAGATAGTCTAAATAGAATACTATTTCAAAGTCCTATAATCAACCTTACAAGTAGTAAATTTCAAAAACAAAAACTACCATTAACCCTAATTGATATCTATAAAAAAGCTGGATATAGAGTTGTCTTTGCTTACGCTGGTAATGCTGCTTGGTACAATATAAACTACTTCTTAAAAGCTCAAGGTGTAGATGAGATTATAGATGAGACTATACTAATGCAAGAGTATAAAAATGCCAAAGAGTCTAAGCATCCATATGGGATAAAAGATGAATATATGTATAACAAGATTTATGAGATTTTTAATAATGCAATCAAACCAACTCTAATTATCTCTCTTGGGATTTCAAACCATCCACCATATATACACAAAGGCAAAAATGAGCTAAATTTAGATCTAAATAGCTCTGAGATTAGTCGTTATTCTACTGACTATAAGGCACTATTAAATGCATATAGCTATGCAAACAACAGCTTTGGAGATTATTTAAATAAGATCAAAAATAGCAAATTCAAAGATAATATAATAGTAGCTGCATCTGGTGATCATGCAAATAGAGAGTATAAATTTGATCACAAAAATGAGAGCGCCTTTGGAATTAGTGTGCCATTTTATCTATATATTCCACAAGTTTTACAAAATAATATCTACTATGATAAAAATAGAATTGGCTCGCATAAAGATATATTTCCAACTCTATATAATCTTAGTCTAAATAATACTAAATATCTAAGCATGGGTGGTAGAGATATGTTATCTAAACCTAATGATACTAAGATGGAGTTTGCAATACATATAAATGTCTGGGCTGATAATGATGGCATATATCCAATATCAAGCACTAAAGGATATAGATATCAAAACCCAAATACATTAAAAAATAGTAATGATAGCTTTGAGCTTGATGAATCAAAAGCTCAGTTTCATAAGCTATATGAAGAGTTTAGTTACTATCAGTTAGCTTGGAGACTAGGATTGATTAAGTAG